Proteins encoded together in one Columba livia isolate bColLiv1 breed racing homer chromosome 3, bColLiv1.pat.W.v2, whole genome shotgun sequence window:
- the NCOA7 gene encoding nuclear receptor coactivator 7 isoform X6, producing the protein MKEKQTPLNIRIIYYARPDQEEPFVEIITVEEAKRRKSVCSYYEEEEEDDDTLPVLKHHSALLENMHIEQLARRLPARVQGYPWRLAYSTLEHGTSLKTLYRKSASLDSPVLLVIKDMDNQIFGAYATHPFRFSDHYYGTGETFLYTFSPNFKVFKWSGENTYFINGDTSSLELGGGGGRFGLWLDADLYHGRSNSCSTFNNDILSKQEDFIIQDVEVWTFE; encoded by the exons ATGAAAGAGAAGCAAACGCCTTTGAATATTCGAATTATTTACTATGCCAGACCTGACCAGGAGGAGCCTTTTGTGGAG ATCATAACAGTAGAAGAAGCAAAACGAAGAAAGAGCGTTTGCAGTTActatgaagaagaagaagaagatgatgataCTTTGCCTGTCTTGAAGCATCACAGTGCCCTCCTGGAGAACATGCACATAGAGCAG CTTGCCCGGCGCTTGCCCGCGCGAGTGCAGGGATACCCGTGGCGGCTTGCGTACAGTACACTGGAGCACGGGACCAGCCTGAAGACTCTGTACCGTAAATCAGCATCTCTCGACAGTCCGGTTCTCCTTGTCATCAAGGATATGGACAACCAG ATATTTGGAGCGTATGCTACACATCCCTTCAGGTTTAGTGACCATTACTATGGCACTGGTGAAACATTCCTCTACACATTCAGTCCAAATTTCAAG gTATTCAAATGGAGTGGAGAGAACACCTACTTCATCAATGGAGACACCAGctctctggagcttggaggTGGAGG TGGCCGGTTTGGCTTATGGTTAGATGCAGATTTGTATCACGGGCGAAGTAACTCCTGCAGCACCTTCAATAATGACATCTTATCTAAGCAAGAAGATTTCATTATACAAGATGTAGAAGTATGGACATTTGAATGA